The Chanos chanos chromosome 6, fChaCha1.1, whole genome shotgun sequence genome includes a region encoding these proteins:
- the LOC115815044 gene encoding succinate receptor 1-like → MVYESSNKELHESDIIKALWRYYLSPAYAVEFTLGALGNLVVILVYVFCLSSWKSSNVYLFNLAVSDLIFLCTLPGLAYNYSHGIEEIPSFMCIANRYILHVNLYSSILFMAWVSVDRLLLLHHLNGDHVLLTLRSSIWVSFFTWVAVNILIAPLISFIVKDMASSNWTKCNDFGNLSGELNMLGYSLCLTVIGYLLPLLALFASSYQITSILKTQQGVFGTSFQRPLRAVKAAAIMFLVLYLPYHVMRNIKIATQNPKAGLSLRTNLVIEAVYTVTRPVAFAHSVINPVFYFLITDSFRDLMMGKLGQIKRRIFPPT, encoded by the exons ATGGTTTATGAGTCAAGTAACAAG GAACTTCATGAATCAGATATAATTAAAGCACTATGGAGGTACTACCTATCTCCAGCATATGCCGTGGAGTTTACCTTGGGTGCCCTTGGCAACCTGGTAGTCATCCTGGTTTATGTGTTCTGCTTGTCATCGTGGAAGAGCAGCAACGTATACCTTTTCAACTTGGCTGTATCTGACCTCATTTTCCTGTGCACCCTTCCTGGTCTGGCCTATAACTACTCACACGGCATTGAGGAAATCCCATCCTTCATGTGCATTGCCAATCGGTACATCTTGCATGTGAATCTGTATTCCAGCATCCTGTTTATGGCATGGGTTAGCGTAGACCGCCTTCTACTCCTACACCACCTGAACGGTGATCATGTTCTGCTGACACTGCGCAGTTCTATCTGGGTGTCTTTTTTTACCTGGGTAGCCGTCAATATCCTGATTGCCCCTCTGATCTCATTCATTGTAAAGGACATGGCAAGCAGCAACTGGACCAAGTGTAATGATTTTGGGAATCTATCTGGGGAACTGAATATGCTGGGATACAGTCTTTGTCTAACAGTGATTGGATACCTGTTACCCCTGCTGGCTCTCTTTGCCTCGTCATATCAGATCACCTCCATTCTCAAAACCCAGCAGGGAGTTTTTGGGACATCTTTTCAGAGACCCCTGCGTGCAGTGAAGGCGGCCGCTATCATGTTCTTGGTGCTGTACTTGCCCTATCACGTGATGAGGAACATAAAAATTGCGACACAGAACCCAAAAGCAGGGCTGTCTTTGCGTACTAATTTGGTCATTGAGGCGGTGTACACAGTGACGCGGCCAGTCGCTTTCGCTCACAGTGTCATCAATCCGGTGTTTTACTTCCTCATAACAGACTCCTTCAGAGACCTTATGATGGGCAAGCTCGGACAGATAAAGAGGAGAATATTCCCTCCCacctaa
- the nipsnap2 gene encoding protein NipSnap homolog 2, giving the protein MATRVLQSCTIGLNQAKNSARTKGQVLSLIRGLAASNNRHREDSWFKSLFVRKVDPRKDAHSHLLAKKEESNLYKIQFHNVKPECLDAYNKLCEEVLPSIHVDQYYPCELVGTWNTWYGEQDQAVHLWRYRGGYPALTEVMNKLKNNKEFMEYRKERGKMLHSRRNQLLLEFSFWNEPVPREGPNIYELRSYQLRPGTMIEWGNYWARAIRYRQHNREAVGGFFSQIGDLYMVHHLWAYKDLQSREVTRNAAWQQEGWDEVVYYTVPLIQHMDSRIMIPLKASPLQ; this is encoded by the exons ATGGCGACCAGAGTCCTTCAAAGCTGCACCATCGGCCTAAATCAGGCTAAAAACAGTGCCCGGACAAAAGGACAGGTGCTAAGTCTTATCAG AGGCCTGGCAGCATCTaataacagacacagagaggataGCTGGTTTAAGTCTCTGTTTGTACGAAAAGTTGATCCCAGAAAGGATGCTCACTCTCATCTGcttgcaaaaaaagaagagagcaaCCTTTACAAAATCCAGT TCCACAATGTGAAACCTGAATGTTTGGATGCTTACAACAAACTCTG TGAGGAGGTTCTGCCGTCCATTCATGTGGATCAATACTACCCGTGTGAGCTGGTGGGGACCTGGAATACCTGGTATGGAGAGCAGGATCAGGCTG TCCACCTCTGGCGATACAGAGGCGGGTACCCAGCCCTGACTGAGGTCATGAATAAACTAAAGAACAACAAG GAATTCATGGAGTACAGGAAAGAACGAGGGAAGATGCTTCACTCTCGCAGGAACCAGCTGCTGCTGGAGTTCAGCTTTTGGAATGAGCCTGTTCCAAGAGAGGGGCCAAATATATATGAACTGAGGTCTTACCAGTTAAGA ccAGGAACAATGATTGAGTGGGGTAATTACtg GGCTCGAGCCATCAGATATCGCCAGCATAACCGTGAGGCTGTTGGAGGTTTCTTCTCTCAGATTGGAGATCTCTATATGGTTCATCACCTCTGGG CATACAAAGACCTGCAGTCCAGAGAGGTCACCAGGAATGCAGCTTGGCAACAGGAGGGTTGGGATGAAGTTGTATACTACACAG TTCCACTTATTCAGCACATGGATTCAAGGATAATGATCCCACTGAAGGCATCTCCACTGCAGTAA